A single window of Rubripirellula lacrimiformis DNA harbors:
- a CDS encoding tetratricopeptide repeat protein — MTFPPDTDDFDRQDPADVSAVADDVAAEDPIPDQAVCDGGSDNVQLKASVPENGDANVRAFEEDDLEESDLEDSDADASVTLGLVADAGSPADSVAGKRVALVGRFGGMNQREATNVLRSYDAAVVDLDANAIDWVVVGADESPLAEAELIGDSIRELAASGQLEILHETDLWQRLGLVEIEQAIRRYYTPAMLAHLLGVSVRVIRRWQRRGLITPVQTLHRLPYFDFQEVATARRLASWIASGASPQAIEQRLVEWVEVLPDIQRPLDQLSILVEGKHVLMRQGEGLLEPGGQLRFDFDALDDDDDESTSFDVDALDHADDDDDDLTFPPATISIFTDVADIPDEYSLRHSTEALNDPLLAAAFVAEDDGDFAAAVDYCHAIIARDGPRADISFQIGELLYRLGEVVAARERYYSAIEVDPDFVEARASLGNVLSETGQYELAVAAFRGALSLHTDYADVHYNLAQVLDQLERSVESKHHWKRFLELAPDSPWAGEAQQRIVAIEKNDG, encoded by the coding sequence TTGACGTTTCCGCCAGACACCGACGATTTTGATCGCCAAGACCCGGCCGACGTTTCGGCAGTTGCCGATGATGTGGCGGCGGAGGATCCAATTCCCGATCAAGCGGTTTGCGACGGCGGCAGCGACAACGTCCAGCTGAAAGCCAGCGTCCCGGAAAACGGTGACGCGAATGTCCGTGCGTTCGAGGAAGACGACCTGGAAGAGAGCGACCTGGAAGACAGCGATGCGGACGCCTCCGTCACGCTAGGACTGGTCGCCGACGCCGGATCGCCGGCCGATAGCGTTGCGGGGAAACGAGTCGCCCTGGTGGGTCGATTCGGTGGCATGAATCAGCGTGAGGCGACGAATGTGCTGCGGTCCTACGACGCGGCCGTCGTCGACCTAGACGCCAATGCGATCGACTGGGTCGTGGTCGGTGCGGACGAATCCCCGCTGGCCGAGGCCGAATTGATCGGTGACTCGATTCGCGAATTGGCTGCATCGGGGCAGTTAGAAATCCTGCACGAAACGGATCTGTGGCAACGTCTGGGACTGGTCGAAATCGAACAAGCGATCCGTCGCTATTACACGCCCGCCATGTTGGCTCATCTGTTGGGAGTTTCCGTCCGCGTGATCCGACGCTGGCAGCGGCGCGGCCTGATCACGCCAGTACAAACATTGCATCGGTTGCCGTATTTCGATTTCCAAGAGGTCGCCACAGCGCGGCGATTGGCGTCATGGATCGCGTCGGGTGCCAGCCCGCAAGCGATCGAACAGCGATTGGTCGAATGGGTCGAAGTGCTGCCCGATATCCAGCGACCGCTGGATCAGCTATCGATTTTGGTCGAAGGCAAACACGTCCTGATGCGGCAGGGCGAAGGCTTGCTGGAACCAGGCGGACAATTGCGTTTCGATTTTGATGCGTTGGACGATGATGATGACGAATCGACCAGCTTTGACGTCGATGCACTGGATCACGCCGATGATGACGACGACGACCTGACCTTTCCACCGGCGACGATATCGATCTTCACCGACGTGGCCGACATCCCCGACGAATACTCGCTCCGCCATTCGACCGAAGCGCTAAATGACCCGTTGTTGGCGGCAGCGTTTGTTGCCGAGGACGACGGAGACTTTGCGGCCGCCGTCGACTACTGTCACGCCATCATCGCCCGCGACGGGCCGCGTGCGGATATCAGTTTCCAGATTGGCGAACTGCTGTATCGGTTGGGCGAAGTGGTGGCGGCTCGCGAGCGTTATTACAGCGCGATCGAAGTCGATCCTGATTTCGTCGAAGCACGTGCCAGCCTAGGAAACGTGTTGTCCGAAACCGGTCAGTACGAGTTAGCGGTTGCGGCGTTCCGCGGTGCCCTGTCCCTGCATACCGACTATGCCGACGTGCACTACAACTTGGCCCAGGTACTGGATCAACTGGAACGATCGGTGGAATCCAAGCATCACTGGA
- a CDS encoding DUF2059 domain-containing protein has product MPIQPPKVTMKIRVLSVLCIAMAMGTFSFAQDAAPTKVADDSAVVAEDSHSAAIEKFLSVMKMEETTRKTIDQMLAMQVQQNPQMGAFTDVMKSFLQKHLAFAVIKGDLIKLYRDNFTEAEIKELTAFYETPVGRKAAEKLPMLAAAGAQIGGQRVQANMAELQAAMAKREAEMRAASQEAAQGTADPAK; this is encoded by the coding sequence GTGCCGATCCAACCCCCCAAGGTCACCATGAAGATCCGAGTCCTTTCCGTTCTGTGCATCGCAATGGCGATGGGCACGTTTTCGTTTGCCCAAGACGCTGCACCGACGAAAGTCGCTGATGACTCGGCCGTTGTCGCCGAAGATTCGCATTCGGCTGCGATCGAGAAGTTTCTTTCGGTCATGAAAATGGAAGAGACTACCCGCAAAACCATCGACCAAATGCTTGCCATGCAAGTTCAGCAGAACCCTCAAATGGGTGCGTTTACCGACGTGATGAAGTCGTTTCTGCAGAAGCACCTGGCTTTTGCCGTGATCAAGGGCGACCTGATCAAACTGTACCGAGACAACTTTACCGAAGCCGAGATCAAGGAATTGACCGCCTTCTACGAGACTCCTGTGGGACGCAAGGCAGCCGAGAAATTGCCGATGCTGGCCGCCGCAGGCGCTCAGATCGGTGGCCAACGCGTGCAAGCCAACATGGCTGAACTGCAAGCGGCGATGGCCAAGCGAGAAGCCGAGATGCGTGCGGCTTCTCAGGAAGCCGCCCAAGGAACCGCAGACCCGGCCAAGTAG
- a CDS encoding sulfatase family protein, which translates to MNFLRTVLVGFSLIVSSAGVRLSAADTPPNIVFVLCDDHRFDCFGAAGHPFLETPHIDSIAKDGAMFTSAYVTTSLCSPSRASILTGQYAHNHRVVDNYHPVDPDLVFFPERLQSAGYQTAFIGKWHMGGEVDDPQRGFDHWISFKGQGTYWPDGHGTTREVPQTTYDGLNINGRRVPQNGYLTDELTDYAIDWLQQTDTSKPFFLYVSHKAVHADFVPADRHRGRYDQQPLPIDVPTVEQMDAGKLPMWVRNQRNSRHGVDFGYNLKGFSPAVYYRRYCESLLAVDDSVGRLRGYLSEHGLADNTLFVYMGDNGFQFGDHGLIDKRVAYEASAKVPLLMAAPGKIPPQTVVESVVGNIDIAPTMLEAAGANQFSDIDGQSFWKTACRSDDAGPVRQHLLYEYYWERNYPHTPTLHAIIGGRWKYIRCHGLWDRDELYDLENDPGEMRNLVDAPEHAERVQELNDQLWEMIQSSQGDEMPLLEDRGPLFPKRDPAKSPQAMFPQEYFRD; encoded by the coding sequence ATGAACTTCCTACGCACCGTCCTTGTTGGTTTCTCGCTGATCGTGTCTTCCGCCGGTGTCCGACTATCGGCCGCCGATACACCGCCCAATATCGTGTTCGTGTTGTGCGATGATCATCGGTTTGATTGCTTCGGTGCTGCCGGGCATCCGTTTCTGGAAACGCCCCACATCGATTCGATCGCCAAAGATGGTGCGATGTTCACCAGCGCGTACGTCACGACTTCGCTGTGTTCTCCCAGTCGAGCATCCATATTGACGGGCCAGTATGCTCACAACCATCGAGTCGTCGATAACTACCACCCCGTCGACCCCGATTTGGTGTTCTTCCCCGAGCGGTTGCAGTCCGCCGGGTATCAAACGGCCTTCATCGGCAAATGGCACATGGGCGGGGAAGTCGACGACCCTCAACGCGGCTTTGACCATTGGATCTCGTTCAAGGGTCAGGGCACGTATTGGCCCGATGGACATGGGACGACTCGCGAAGTTCCCCAGACCACCTATGACGGGCTCAACATCAACGGTCGGCGAGTGCCCCAGAACGGGTATCTGACCGACGAACTGACCGACTATGCGATCGATTGGTTGCAGCAAACCGACACGTCGAAGCCATTCTTTCTGTACGTCAGTCACAAAGCGGTCCACGCCGACTTTGTACCGGCCGATCGACATCGGGGCCGTTATGACCAGCAGCCACTGCCGATCGATGTTCCCACCGTCGAGCAAATGGATGCTGGTAAGTTGCCGATGTGGGTTCGCAACCAACGCAACAGCCGCCATGGTGTCGACTTTGGATACAACCTGAAAGGATTTTCGCCCGCGGTTTACTATCGACGATACTGCGAATCATTGCTGGCGGTCGACGATAGCGTGGGACGACTTCGTGGCTATCTATCCGAGCATGGATTGGCCGACAACACATTGTTCGTTTACATGGGAGATAACGGTTTCCAGTTTGGCGACCATGGGTTGATCGACAAACGCGTCGCTTATGAAGCCAGTGCCAAGGTGCCCTTGCTGATGGCGGCTCCAGGCAAGATTCCGCCACAGACAGTCGTCGAAAGCGTTGTCGGAAACATCGACATCGCACCCACGATGTTGGAAGCCGCCGGGGCCAATCAGTTCAGCGACATCGACGGACAAAGCTTTTGGAAGACGGCTTGTCGATCAGATGACGCCGGGCCGGTTCGCCAGCATCTGTTGTACGAGTATTATTGGGAACGCAACTACCCGCATACGCCAACGTTGCATGCGATCATCGGTGGGCGTTGGAAGTACATTCGGTGCCACGGTCTGTGGGATCGTGATGAACTGTACGACTTGGAAAATGACCCGGGTGAGATGCGGAATCTGGTGGATGCACCGGAGCATGCCGAGCGAGTTCAAGAGTTGAACGATCAACTTTGGGAAATGATCCAGAGTTCTCAGGGCGACGAGATGCCGCTGTTGGAAGACCGCGGACCGCTATTTCCAAAGCGAGATCCAGCCAAGTCACCCCAGGCAATGTTCCCGCAAGAATATTTTCGCGACTAG
- a CDS encoding ATP-binding cassette domain-containing protein, whose protein sequence is MLVVESLTKSFSLDDSELRAVDHLSFQIRPGEVFGLLGPNGAGKTTTLRMILGLLQPDEGYAEVDGVRTADDPIGVKARLGFVSASDGVYPWLSVREMLLYFADLYAVEPDVAADRCEKLSRLLGIDSLLERRAGTLSTGQRQRVTLVRGLIHDPPVMLLDEPTRGLDVVGVQTIFEYIEHLREVGKAVIVCTHRLDEAERLCDRFGLLHRGQMRYSGTLDELRQATGQRHLVDMFVELMRSV, encoded by the coding sequence ATGCTTGTCGTCGAGTCGCTGACCAAATCGTTCTCGCTAGACGACAGTGAGCTGCGAGCGGTCGATCATTTGTCGTTCCAAATTCGTCCTGGCGAGGTGTTTGGTTTGCTGGGGCCCAACGGGGCTGGGAAGACGACGACCCTGCGAATGATCCTGGGGCTGCTGCAACCCGACGAAGGGTATGCAGAGGTCGACGGCGTGCGAACGGCCGACGATCCGATCGGGGTGAAAGCCCGGTTGGGATTCGTTTCGGCCAGCGACGGTGTGTACCCCTGGCTTTCGGTTCGCGAGATGCTGTTGTACTTTGCCGACCTGTACGCGGTGGAGCCCGACGTCGCGGCCGACCGCTGCGAAAAGCTTTCGCGGCTGTTGGGCATCGATTCGCTGCTGGAACGCCGCGCCGGAACCCTTAGCACCGGTCAACGCCAACGCGTCACCCTGGTTCGCGGTTTGATCCATGACCCGCCGGTCATGTTGTTGGACGAACCGACACGCGGTTTGGATGTTGTCGGCGTTCAGACGATCTTTGAATACATCGAACATCTCCGCGAAGTGGGTAAAGCAGTGATCGTTTGCACGCACCGATTGGACGAAGCAGAACGTCTTTGTGACCGCTTCGGCCTGCTTCATCGCGGCCAGATGCGGTACAGCGGCACGCTAGACGAACTGCGTCAAGCGACCGGCCAACGCCACTTGGTGGACATGTTCGTCGAATTGATGCGGAGCGTTTGA
- a CDS encoding tetratricopeptide repeat protein, whose product MTVCFCDFHPLRHPVTRFTSLVLAAAISTFASVGHAQEVVIEESVTTAQDSTPAEESDASGDQTAAAEKQDASAKSTPATTASPDKSTAGQSELDEAIIKRIDAESNDELEAVGALLESALKKGLDEENSSFAKQMLGSVLFQRAQGLAQLIVQNNGRRRMEVREEAILVLKQAVDYDPTLVEAYLLIARLNLLPGGSREEITEATSKAIELLDDNPREKSAALVLRALTQQSNEDKLADLDAAVEADSDNNEARQARAAMNLQTGDVEGAMEDLESILTKDPTNQAIAGAAVQKLVELERLDEAMKLITKMLAAKPSEGMYRMRAILHRANDDSDEAMADLNKAVALAPRDPLTLLQRAALALDRKDVKSAKADFAAALQIEPRITMADEAIELRLQIAAFENRMADAINDAQLLVDKDPSNLFRRLRLASLYTMDKRPRKAIDILSSILQDDPTNVAVLRTRGDALLSVGDHSSAIDDYEKSIESIGNIDVAEVGDQVKAEASGIYNNLAWVMATSPNESVRNGKRAVELAEMSAELTEYKEAHILSTLAAAYAEIGDFEAAKKWSKKAVELATEDEHVELEQLQNELKTYQDGKPWREKQETEENEVPILSPDDLIDT is encoded by the coding sequence ATGACAGTGTGCTTTTGCGATTTCCATCCGCTGCGTCACCCCGTGACACGTTTCACTTCGCTGGTATTGGCGGCAGCGATATCCACGTTTGCATCCGTTGGGCACGCCCAAGAGGTTGTGATCGAAGAATCGGTCACGACCGCTCAGGATTCGACGCCCGCAGAGGAATCGGACGCGAGCGGCGACCAGACAGCGGCCGCAGAGAAACAGGACGCGAGTGCCAAGTCGACACCTGCCACGACCGCGTCGCCGGACAAGTCGACCGCTGGTCAAAGTGAATTGGACGAAGCGATCATCAAACGGATCGACGCCGAGTCGAACGACGAACTGGAAGCTGTGGGAGCTCTGCTGGAATCGGCCCTCAAGAAAGGCCTGGACGAAGAAAATTCCTCGTTCGCCAAACAGATGCTCGGTTCGGTTCTGTTCCAGCGTGCCCAAGGGCTAGCCCAGCTGATCGTCCAGAACAACGGTCGCCGTCGGATGGAAGTCCGCGAGGAAGCGATTTTGGTGCTGAAGCAAGCCGTTGACTATGACCCGACTTTGGTCGAAGCCTACCTGCTGATCGCTCGCCTGAACCTGTTGCCCGGCGGAAGTCGCGAAGAGATCACCGAGGCCACGTCCAAGGCGATCGAGCTGTTGGACGACAATCCACGCGAAAAGAGTGCGGCACTGGTGCTGCGAGCCCTGACCCAGCAGTCGAACGAAGACAAGTTGGCTGACCTGGACGCTGCTGTGGAAGCGGATTCGGACAACAACGAGGCTCGCCAAGCACGCGCGGCGATGAATCTGCAGACCGGCGACGTCGAAGGCGCGATGGAAGATTTGGAAAGCATCCTGACCAAGGATCCGACCAACCAAGCGATCGCCGGAGCCGCTGTCCAAAAGCTGGTCGAATTGGAACGGCTGGACGAAGCGATGAAACTGATCACCAAAATGTTGGCGGCCAAACCGAGCGAAGGGATGTACCGGATGCGAGCGATCTTGCATCGGGCGAACGACGATAGTGACGAAGCGATGGCGGATCTAAACAAGGCCGTCGCGCTCGCTCCCCGCGATCCATTGACGCTGTTGCAGCGAGCCGCCCTGGCGCTGGATCGTAAAGACGTCAAATCGGCCAAAGCCGACTTTGCAGCCGCGCTGCAAATCGAACCACGAATCACCATGGCGGACGAGGCGATTGAACTTCGGTTGCAAATTGCTGCGTTCGAAAATCGGATGGCGGACGCGATCAACGATGCCCAGTTGTTGGTCGACAAGGATCCATCAAATCTGTTCCGTCGACTGCGCTTGGCAAGCCTGTACACGATGGATAAACGGCCTCGCAAGGCAATCGACATCCTTAGCAGCATCCTGCAAGATGATCCGACCAACGTCGCTGTGCTGCGGACGCGTGGCGACGCCTTGCTAAGCGTCGGGGATCACTCCAGCGCGATCGATGACTACGAAAAATCAATTGAATCGATCGGAAACATCGACGTCGCCGAAGTCGGTGACCAAGTCAAAGCCGAGGCATCCGGGATCTACAACAACCTGGCATGGGTGATGGCGACATCGCCCAACGAATCGGTCCGAAACGGCAAGCGAGCGGTCGAGTTGGCGGAGATGTCAGCCGAATTGACCGAGTACAAAGAGGCTCACATCTTGAGCACCCTGGCAGCAGCCTACGCGGAAATCGGCGATTTCGAAGCGGCCAAGAAATGGAGCAAGAAAGCAGTCGAGTTGGCGACCGAAGACGAGCATGTCGAACTGGAACAGCTTCAAAACGAATTGAAGACGTACCAGGATGGAAAGCCTTGGCGTGAAAAGCAAGAAACCGAAGAGAACGAAGTGCCGATCCTGTCACCCGACGACCTGATCGATACCTGA
- a CDS encoding ABC transporter permease subunit/CPBP intramembrane protease — protein MSKPHSTGTGRLWRLCQKELKETSRDRRTIVTLCLMPLLVYPLLSMALNRFLLSSDTAAQVPYKISVASDEAGNRLDALITSPAAMPPEAILKSSSGTLATFQYFNTSDTVDGVPMTPIEALERGIVDIAADLSVAEDGQDIIELTSFAGDANSENARRILVERMQWFKLAYAEQIAAPQRGPYRSPLKLVIEEIGEAKQASILATVVPLVLVLMTITGAVYPAIDLTAGERERGTMEALMASPVPRFYVLIAKYVAVVTVALLTALANLLAMFTTLWLGGLMPLLTGGEAGFPWISVLQILGLLILFSGFFSAVLLSLTSFARSFKEAQAYLIPVMLLALTPGMLSLMPGVELAGPLAITPLVNIVLLAREVLGGTVQPAAAAAAVASTIAYAAAALGIAARLFGSDAVTRTSEQSIASLFRRPAKWTDVPSPQSAALVLALLVPIYFVLSNLLMQYLGGVKAGMLSGETDLTDQQAAGLQIRSMLLSAVTLILVFGSVPTIAAWFGRNRFKSTFRLFAPSIVAVIGSIVIGLGAWAVAHEAFVAAEWFGIGGLSEERIAQTRKVLKAWKLVPPWLLLATLAATPAIIEELCFRGFLFSSLRKVLSPWKTILLTSLLFGLFHVLTGNALLIERFIPSTLLGLVLGWIAYRSGSVLPGMAMHFVHNGLLELVGHYHESLEFLGADFDNQTHLPPTWIAVATSIAIAGLIIVWLGTRSKSLPSSPKLS, from the coding sequence ATGTCGAAACCGCATTCCACCGGCACCGGCCGGCTGTGGCGTTTGTGCCAGAAAGAACTGAAAGAGACCAGCCGCGATCGACGTACCATCGTCACGCTGTGCCTGATGCCGCTGTTGGTGTATCCGCTGCTAAGCATGGCGCTGAATCGGTTTCTGTTGTCATCGGACACCGCCGCCCAAGTGCCCTACAAGATCAGTGTCGCGTCGGACGAAGCAGGCAATCGGCTCGATGCGTTGATCACCAGCCCAGCAGCGATGCCCCCCGAAGCGATTTTGAAGTCCAGTAGCGGCACGTTGGCCACGTTCCAGTATTTCAACACCAGCGATACCGTTGACGGCGTTCCGATGACGCCGATCGAAGCGCTGGAGCGGGGGATTGTCGATATCGCAGCAGATTTGTCGGTTGCCGAAGACGGCCAAGACATCATCGAACTGACCTCCTTTGCAGGCGACGCGAACAGCGAGAACGCGAGGCGTATCCTGGTTGAACGGATGCAGTGGTTCAAACTTGCCTATGCCGAACAAATCGCCGCCCCCCAAAGAGGCCCCTATCGATCACCTTTGAAACTGGTCATCGAAGAAATCGGCGAAGCCAAGCAGGCGTCGATCCTGGCTACCGTTGTGCCGTTGGTGTTGGTGTTGATGACGATCACCGGCGCCGTCTATCCAGCCATCGACCTGACCGCTGGCGAACGCGAACGCGGCACGATGGAGGCGTTGATGGCGTCGCCTGTGCCACGATTCTATGTCTTGATCGCCAAGTACGTGGCGGTCGTGACGGTGGCGCTCCTGACCGCCCTTGCCAACCTGTTGGCGATGTTCACCACGCTTTGGTTGGGTGGACTGATGCCGCTGTTGACCGGCGGTGAAGCGGGGTTCCCGTGGATATCGGTGCTACAGATCCTGGGGCTATTGATTCTGTTCAGCGGATTCTTTTCGGCCGTCCTGCTATCGCTGACTAGCTTTGCCAGGTCGTTCAAGGAAGCACAGGCCTACTTGATCCCGGTGATGCTGCTGGCGTTGACGCCGGGGATGTTGTCGCTGATGCCGGGGGTCGAGCTAGCCGGACCGCTGGCGATTACCCCGTTGGTCAACATCGTACTGCTGGCTCGCGAAGTCCTTGGCGGTACGGTCCAACCGGCCGCGGCCGCAGCAGCCGTCGCCAGCACGATCGCCTACGCAGCCGCCGCGCTCGGGATCGCCGCAAGACTGTTCGGCAGCGACGCGGTGACTCGGACCAGCGAGCAATCGATCGCGTCCCTGTTCCGCCGTCCAGCGAAATGGACCGATGTCCCGAGTCCTCAATCGGCAGCGCTCGTATTAGCGTTGTTGGTCCCGATCTACTTTGTGCTTTCCAATCTTTTGATGCAGTACTTGGGCGGCGTGAAAGCGGGCATGTTGTCAGGCGAAACGGACCTGACGGACCAGCAAGCAGCCGGATTGCAGATCCGCAGCATGCTGTTGAGCGCCGTGACGTTGATCTTGGTCTTTGGTTCGGTGCCGACGATAGCGGCTTGGTTTGGACGCAATCGATTCAAGTCAACATTCCGGTTGTTCGCGCCGTCGATCGTCGCCGTCATCGGATCGATCGTGATTGGACTCGGTGCCTGGGCCGTCGCACACGAAGCCTTTGTGGCGGCCGAGTGGTTTGGCATCGGCGGGCTAAGCGAAGAACGAATCGCACAGACACGAAAGGTTTTGAAAGCTTGGAAACTGGTGCCGCCATGGCTATTGTTGGCGACATTAGCGGCGACACCAGCGATCATCGAAGAGCTGTGTTTCCGCGGCTTCTTATTCTCGTCACTGCGAAAAGTTCTTTCGCCCTGGAAAACGATCCTGTTGACCAGCCTGCTGTTCGGACTGTTCCATGTCTTGACGGGAAATGCCCTGCTGATCGAACGGTTCATTCCGTCGACGCTGCTGGGGCTGGTGTTGGGCTGGATCGCATATCGAAGTGGCAGTGTATTGCCCGGGATGGCGATGCACTTCGTTCACAACGGGCTGCTGGAACTGGTCGGGCACTACCACGAAAGCCTGGAGTTTCTGGGCGCCGACTTTGACAACCAAACGCACCTGCCGCCAACCTGGATCGCGGTGGCCACATCGATCGCAATCGCGGGCCTGATCATCGTCTGGCTGGGCACACGCTCCAAGTCGCTGCCGTCATCACCCAAGCTTTCGTAG